In Manis pentadactyla isolate mManPen7 chromosome 8, mManPen7.hap1, whole genome shotgun sequence, the following are encoded in one genomic region:
- the EEF1AKMT2 gene encoding EEF1A lysine methyltransferase 2 isoform X5 has product MLQCLILELEMVFSWLNLLAKFGFSNITGIDYSSSAIQLSGSIIEKEGLSNIKLKVEDFLNPSTKLSGFHICIDKGTFDAISLNPDNAVEKRKQYVKSLSRVLKVKGFFLITSCNWTKEELLNEFSEGFELFEELPTPKFSFGGRSGNSVAALVFQKQETSHWTNSVSF; this is encoded by the exons ATGCTTCAGTGCTTGATATTGGAACTGGAAATGGTGTTTTCTTGGTTGAACTTGTTG GCAAAATTTGGTTTCTCTAATATTACTGGAATTGATTACTCTTCTTCTGCAATACAGCTTTCTGGAAGTATCATAGAGAAAGAAGGTTTATCTAACATTAAGTTGAAG GTAGAAGACTTTTTGAATCCTTCTACAAAGCTGTCtggatttcatatttgtattgacAAAGGGACTTTTGATGCCATAAGCCTTAATCCTGACAATGCAGTTGAGAAGAGGAAGCAGTATGTGAAATCTCTCTCCAGGGTGTTGAAAGTGAAAGGCTTTTTTCTAATAACCTCATGTAATTGGACCAAGGAAGAGTTGctaaatgaattcagtgaag GATTTGAACTTTTTGAAGAGCTGCCTACACCCAAGTTCAGCTTTGGAGGCAGATCTGGAAACAGTGTAGCAGCATTGGTTTTCCAAAAACAGGAGACTTCTCATTGGACAAATTCAGTTAGCTTTTAA
- the EEF1AKMT2 gene encoding EEF1A lysine methyltransferase 2 isoform X1 gives MSAGAEGAEASGSVPAARSPGGSPGGDGFSPSVLGTREHWDAVYERELQTFQQYGDTGEIWFGEESMNRLIRWMQKHKIPLDASVLDIGTGNGVFLVELAKFGFSNITGIDYSSSAIQLSGSIIEKEGLSNIKLKVEDFLNPSTKLSGFHICIDKGTFDAISLNPDNAVEKRKQYVKSLSRVLKVKGFFLITSCNWTKEELLNEFSEGFELFEELPTPKFSFGGRSGNSVAALVFQKQETSHWTNSVSF, from the exons ATGAGTGCGGGCGCCGAGGGCGCGGAGGCTAGTGGTTCCGTGCCTGCCGCGCGGTCCCCAGGGGGCAGTCCCGGAGGGGATGGCTTCTCCCCGTCGGTGCTGGGGACCCGAGAACA CTGGGATGCTGTCTATGAGAGAGAACTGCAAACTTTCCAACAATATGGAGATACAGGAGAAATCTG GTTTGGAGAAGAGAGTATGAATCGACTAATAAGGTGGATGCAAAAGCACAAGATTCCATTGGATGCTTCAGTGCTTGATATTGGAACTGGAAATGGTGTTTTCTTGGTTGAACTT GCAAAATTTGGTTTCTCTAATATTACTGGAATTGATTACTCTTCTTCTGCAATACAGCTTTCTGGAAGTATCATAGAGAAAGAAGGTTTATCTAACATTAAGTTGAAG GTAGAAGACTTTTTGAATCCTTCTACAAAGCTGTCtggatttcatatttgtattgacAAAGGGACTTTTGATGCCATAAGCCTTAATCCTGACAATGCAGTTGAGAAGAGGAAGCAGTATGTGAAATCTCTCTCCAGGGTGTTGAAAGTGAAAGGCTTTTTTCTAATAACCTCATGTAATTGGACCAAGGAAGAGTTGctaaatgaattcagtgaag GATTTGAACTTTTTGAAGAGCTGCCTACACCCAAGTTCAGCTTTGGAGGCAGATCTGGAAACAGTGTAGCAGCATTGGTTTTCCAAAAACAGGAGACTTCTCATTGGACAAATTCAGTTAGCTTTTAA
- the EEF1AKMT2 gene encoding EEF1A lysine methyltransferase 2 isoform X2 — MSAGAEGAEASGSVPAARSPGGSPGGDGFSPSVLGTREHWDAVYERELQTFQQYGDTGEIWFGEESMNRLIRWMQKHKIPLDASVLDIGTGNGVFLVELAKFGFSNITGIDYSSSAIQLSGSIIEKEGLSNIKLKVEDFLNPSTKLSGFHICIDKGTFDAISLNPDNAVEKRKQYVKSLSRVLKVKGFFLITSCNWTKEELLNEFSEELFELKLKV; from the exons ATGAGTGCGGGCGCCGAGGGCGCGGAGGCTAGTGGTTCCGTGCCTGCCGCGCGGTCCCCAGGGGGCAGTCCCGGAGGGGATGGCTTCTCCCCGTCGGTGCTGGGGACCCGAGAACA CTGGGATGCTGTCTATGAGAGAGAACTGCAAACTTTCCAACAATATGGAGATACAGGAGAAATCTG GTTTGGAGAAGAGAGTATGAATCGACTAATAAGGTGGATGCAAAAGCACAAGATTCCATTGGATGCTTCAGTGCTTGATATTGGAACTGGAAATGGTGTTTTCTTGGTTGAACTT GCAAAATTTGGTTTCTCTAATATTACTGGAATTGATTACTCTTCTTCTGCAATACAGCTTTCTGGAAGTATCATAGAGAAAGAAGGTTTATCTAACATTAAGTTGAAG GTAGAAGACTTTTTGAATCCTTCTACAAAGCTGTCtggatttcatatttgtattgacAAAGGGACTTTTGATGCCATAAGCCTTAATCCTGACAATGCAGTTGAGAAGAGGAAGCAGTATGTGAAATCTCTCTCCAGGGTGTTGAAAGTGAAAGGCTTTTTTCTAATAACCTCATGTAATTGGACCAAGGAAGAGTTGctaaatgaattcagtgaag AGTTATTTGAGCTGAAGCTAAAGgtttag
- the EEF1AKMT2 gene encoding EEF1A lysine methyltransferase 2 isoform X3, producing MSAGAEGAEASGSVPAARSPGGSPGGDGFSPSVLGTREHWDAVYERELQTFQQYGDTGEIWFGEESMNRLIRWMQKHKIPLDASVLDIGTGNGVFLVELAKFGFSNITGIDYSSSAIQLSGSIIEKEGLSNIKLKVEDFLNPSTKLSGFHICIDKGTFDAISLNPDNAVEKRKQYVKSLSRVLKVKGFFLITSCNWTKEELLNEFSEAFKFF from the exons ATGAGTGCGGGCGCCGAGGGCGCGGAGGCTAGTGGTTCCGTGCCTGCCGCGCGGTCCCCAGGGGGCAGTCCCGGAGGGGATGGCTTCTCCCCGTCGGTGCTGGGGACCCGAGAACA CTGGGATGCTGTCTATGAGAGAGAACTGCAAACTTTCCAACAATATGGAGATACAGGAGAAATCTG GTTTGGAGAAGAGAGTATGAATCGACTAATAAGGTGGATGCAAAAGCACAAGATTCCATTGGATGCTTCAGTGCTTGATATTGGAACTGGAAATGGTGTTTTCTTGGTTGAACTT GCAAAATTTGGTTTCTCTAATATTACTGGAATTGATTACTCTTCTTCTGCAATACAGCTTTCTGGAAGTATCATAGAGAAAGAAGGTTTATCTAACATTAAGTTGAAG GTAGAAGACTTTTTGAATCCTTCTACAAAGCTGTCtggatttcatatttgtattgacAAAGGGACTTTTGATGCCATAAGCCTTAATCCTGACAATGCAGTTGAGAAGAGGAAGCAGTATGTGAAATCTCTCTCCAGGGTGTTGAAAGTGAAAGGCTTTTTTCTAATAACCTCATGTAATTGGACCAAGGAAGAGTTGctaaatgaattcagtgaag
- the EEF1AKMT2 gene encoding EEF1A lysine methyltransferase 2 isoform X4, producing MSAGAEGAEASGSVPAARSPGGSPGGDGFSPSVLGTREHWDAVYERELQTFQQYGDTGEIWFGEESMNRLIRWMQKHKIPLDASVLDIGTGNGVFLVELAKFGFSNITGIDYSSSAIQLSGSIIEKEGLSNIKLKVEDFLNPSTKLSGFHICIDKGTFDAISLNPDNAVEKRKQYVKSLSRVLKVKGFFLITSCNWTKEELLNEFSEGS from the exons ATGAGTGCGGGCGCCGAGGGCGCGGAGGCTAGTGGTTCCGTGCCTGCCGCGCGGTCCCCAGGGGGCAGTCCCGGAGGGGATGGCTTCTCCCCGTCGGTGCTGGGGACCCGAGAACA CTGGGATGCTGTCTATGAGAGAGAACTGCAAACTTTCCAACAATATGGAGATACAGGAGAAATCTG GTTTGGAGAAGAGAGTATGAATCGACTAATAAGGTGGATGCAAAAGCACAAGATTCCATTGGATGCTTCAGTGCTTGATATTGGAACTGGAAATGGTGTTTTCTTGGTTGAACTT GCAAAATTTGGTTTCTCTAATATTACTGGAATTGATTACTCTTCTTCTGCAATACAGCTTTCTGGAAGTATCATAGAGAAAGAAGGTTTATCTAACATTAAGTTGAAG GTAGAAGACTTTTTGAATCCTTCTACAAAGCTGTCtggatttcatatttgtattgacAAAGGGACTTTTGATGCCATAAGCCTTAATCCTGACAATGCAGTTGAGAAGAGGAAGCAGTATGTGAAATCTCTCTCCAGGGTGTTGAAAGTGAAAGGCTTTTTTCTAATAACCTCATGTAATTGGACCAAGGAAGAGTTGctaaatgaattcagtgaag